GGAAAGAATTTGAGGATTAAGGAACAGTTTTGCTGGGATAGATGTCATTCTATATCCAACATGGTCTCCTGTGATTCCTTGTGTAATCAAGGTCCAATGCCAACTCTAATGAATACAGTGAGAACTGAGATTACCATCTCCTGCTTGCCCAATAGTGACACAACCACCAGGCTAAAGTAGATCTTGAAAAGCCATAATAAACAGGGAAAACAAACAGGgaaaataaacagggaaaataaacagggaaaagccataataaacagggaaaacaaaacaagtgctCAACACTTGCCTTCTTCACCCTGTGAAATATTTTGCAGAAAGGATTTGTGTACAAGGAGGATTCTTCAAGGTTTGAAATGGATAGCTTGTAGCCTCCCCTCACCTTTCCCTTTATAAGCCTCGATGCACAGGTTGAACCCCTTGGTTCTTGGCAACAAGTGATGTTTGAGACCGGGAAGTCCCTTTGCCTTGGCAAAAGCCTGACTCTTCTCATACTTTTCTTTGGTATAGCGGGTCCCTTCACAGAATATCAATGTctgcaggaaaaaaagaaatgataaaatagGTCAACCCATTCTCACTGcaaaatattgcaacatttaaaacatcaaaattttaaaccTCCATTCACATTGCAGTAAATGTATTGCTTTAACAGTGTCCGTGATGCAAACTAGTGGGCTCGGGTTCAATTCACATggagtctagctgagcaatgctGTGTGAGATCATGTCGTCCCCTCTCCTAGTAAGTGGCAAAAACATACTGTCCCTtgaatggaggtcccatgtgtgagtTAGCCATGTGTCATGCcggtaaaagatcccacttcattcattcgtCGCAAAGAAAGGTGCTAACCCAGTGAAGATGAAGGTTCGCCCATGCACCCACACCAGAAAATGGGCAAATGATACCAACCCCCTGTGAATCGCCCTAAAGTGATAGgcaatagtcagcaaatggtatcaaccaggcacattgtgtCATATGAATGCTCTGTAAACCACTCTTAATCATCTATTTCAAGTCAGTATCATTCTTTCATATGGTGAAGTAATCATTCACAAAGCTTGTGCCatgctgaaataaaatgaatgaatgcatgaatgaatgaatgaatgaatgaatgaatgaatgaatgattgaatgaatgaatgaatgaatgaatgaacgaacaaACGAgtgaatcaatgaatgaatgaatgtatgaatgaatgaatgagtgaatgaatgaatgaactgaATGGTGTCTTGGGCATGTCATTACAAAAGATCATATCAACAAATCAAATGCATATCCTATGGATCCTCTTGCAAGATTTCATTACTTATCTAGGTATAGTCGCACACAGAGGCAACAGTACAATTCTAGTGACTAACAAAACCAAATCAATGTTCACTGTTCATAGAAATACCACTTCTGATGTACTGGGTATGCACTggagttgaaaagaaaaaaaaagtcaaagggggaaaaatccttgagaaataaaaatcatatgaaacttCACTGCAAAAATAGGTTAAAGGTGGGTGAAAAATTGCTTGATGAGCTCGCTGAAATATTACCTGGTACATAAACAAAACACTTGTCAAACATGTCTGATATTTGACCGACAAGCAGATCTGATATTTGAGCTGCACAAGTGGTCATCAGCGCTAGTCGAAGGGCCAAGCCTACGTTACATGGAAGGTTTTGACTTGATGTGTCTGTCTTTATGCAAGTACATAATATGTGACTCTGCTTCACAAAACCAAAAAagaagtcgccagacatggatttttggTTAAGGGCAGATTTTGAAAAAACAGACTTTCAGCgataaaatgatgtataactcaattcaaatggactttcctattAAACCTATAAATATCGGAAAGAAAGCCAccctctggaaaagtgtgtacagagaaaagaggctttgaagtatagtgtctattcaagcacttaatcctaccaagccatgctaggtGCAATGACTGAGACAAATAATAGGATGTAAAACACcatatcaacaacaatgaagggattatgagattaaactgaaattaggcacgctctattaacacattctatccatgaaTAGTACTAACTTTGAAAGCTTaccatcatcctttcaaaaggtaTTAGAGTTGAACATGAAGAGTGTGTTAAGGATTATTAAGGAATTAAAAGGGGCCTCTATGACATGCTTAACTACTCTGTTCTACAAGCAAAAAGGTGTTCTAGACAAAACTGCTTGAAACACaattttcaacttgttttatgatcccaagcTGTAGAATTATGCAGAAGGATTACTCTTTCAGAAAGTgtaaaaaactcaagattgactagaTTGATGTGCTTCGCCTATTCTGAATCCAGGGCGTGCGACTTTATGTTACTTTGTGATACACAGccacatatatacaatgtaaaccTTCTGTTTCTTCTAGAGACTCCCGGTACAGGCTGAAGTTCAAGGGTGTGCAATTGTACATTGTCTTCATTATTTTACACACTTCACAGattagcaaaaaacaaaaacaaaaacaaaaaactatcaAAAAACTGTGAGAGAACAACTACCAATGCACAAAAGACTTTTTGTTCACTGTGCACCCACCATATCTCATTGAAGACTAACATACCATTCAATCAAaacacatttgtgacccgcgacaacggtttcaggcaaaagtcgcaagagcaaatttcCTCCTAGgtggggtacaaagatttttaccattatttttgtcgattcgggttttttgcagaaatcgaatctttgatatgttttctacatctacactaaatttcatagcataagactacgTTTTTCCTattgaaaatggaattttaagcaccctatgttggatcgcactcgtcagtttcgagcttctttcgaacgccgcgccaatatccccagcgttgctacggcgcaaggtctcgcatgcgattggctggtgcgtcgcacacatttacataattcggctttcggagacaccagttgcagcgtttggggaatgctttgtccacgcatgcatgattacatgctccattgttcttgctatagtggtttatacgctatagtgcgtgctcttcgtttggctttctatccaaactattctaccgcaatgttcgacaacggaagtgaaacaaatatcatttagcgcgacataatcgtgtgaaaagaaaaaacgaTAGTCTACTTggacatgtagtaaaaattatgacagcagactgactcaagggaaggtagatgagaggaaaggagaggtcacatgaaaccacttatattcaaatactacacatcAAGATCGCACGAAAttaacgagtcgtgtttgtttaaTACTGTATAATTAACACCACCGAACAAGGCAACATATTATGCAcggcttgtaaaagcaaaacaaacaggaagcgtgaccttTGCCAGCACTGGCGTTTTTCTGCCtacaaaagggtcgccaatgataaagtcaaatcaacaacaatgaaaacgcgatttgtaaatgtgtggatttgcCACctgctcctgttacatgcacatggtcatggcgtgtggatgccattgcgtaatgcgtgcgcccatacacatgtacaccatacgtgcaattatcgtatccgccatattgaaagacgtaatggtaaaacaaacccgagcgaaccgcattgtttttcgactccatacgctgagctcctaggaagggtgcccgggaaatttgactctctcagtgagccaatcagaaggcgatgtggttgctagaggcggagcttaacatcgattggcaccatcgtacggatgggtgattctcacctcgcatcgccgctcggacattgctttgagaaagaggtgaatcttcaaagcctgttttctcgcaattttgtcaggctaacaacttaaaaagtgcattttatttcgctttccatgcccacttatggtgccaaagaatgcaagtgttttatatcaatgcaaagcttaggaaatgggcaatgtgattcagtgaaaaaatgaattttcaaaatccccgacttttgcctgaaaccgttgtcgccggtcacatttgtttgcaaaaaaaaaaacactttccttacttgctaggaaaaaaaaaggaaggaaaaagaaCTGCACATACAGATAAAGGTGAagcataaaaataaacaaaatcaatggCCCTACTCTAAATTGAATGGAGTCAGTACCATGGCATGCCTTGTCCTTGAAATGTTGAGTGAATCTCAGTTAATAAgtgtttctttgtttaaaaACATTCCATCACCTAACATACCAATCTGAGAGCACATTAAAATGTTCACTTAATTGTTGTAGATCTGTGTAGTGTATCCAAACACAAATAAaccaggggtcgcacttaacattttttttaactagccaggcggactacttagaatcaattttgacactgaagcaatattttggctagccaaaCGAACTAGTaccttcagaattttatgatttttagctagtccgacatgattttgggtggccaatggccagcggaccatcgccaattttcGAACCCTGTAAacaaatgatttttgtttttaattattttgcaaaataaagaaattgttTGCCATGAAGAATGTGCAATTTAGTGTTATACCTACATTGTATTAATATCTTGCAAATATCcactgtatacatatattttctcAGCCTTCTTGTTCTATATGTTCAAtcagtgatatttcattttgcaaatagaaGAAATTCTTCAAGAGCAGGAAATCAGTCAAATAGTTGAGCTGCAATACAGTAAAACCTGTTGAAGGTCACCTCAGATATTTATATCGATTACCATGATTCAAAATTTTGCAACTTTTATAAAATCAATCAGATTAAACCAAAGAACTCAGTTCTGAGTTATTTTTCTCCCATCATCTGTCACTATTATTTCAGTTCAAATAGATGTTTGCTTTTAGAGTTTTTAGAGAAAGAATGCCAGgatttatttctgttttgtttcgttttgcaGAGAGTGTAGCTAGGGCCTACAAAGATTTTACTTACACTGTTACTCTCTGTAGTGAATAAGATTCGTCTTTTTCACTTAGTGAATACAGATCGAATGGAGAATCTTATTCATGGtaatggaaaaaagaaaattttatgtacgatttttttttttgttcactctGGAGATGAATGCATACAGCAGGCCCATTGCTGTGAAAAACTCTGCTCGTATGATTACAATAGTTTCCTCCTTACTGTTCTTCCTtgtacaacaataaaaaaaaaaaaaaaaaatccttgcatTACAACATCATGCTTCCCAAATTAATTATTTCCATTTCTTCTcctcacacacaaaacaatgacaaccaCCCTTCACTATGAATAGCAGGGTAGTGAAaattaaaatgtgatatttgctGGTACTTGGGAAGACATGCCTACAGTATGCATTGGGCAGGAAAAGCAGTCATAAAGGGTtaacaatacaaatcaacaaccTAAAGCTTGTCAGCAGTACACTTGTTGCacagtatgtatgtgtgtgtgtgtgtgtgtgtgtgttttttagtCCATTTtacacacatatttatattcTAATCATTGTTTAATAGACAAAGTTCAGTGACAAAGCTTGTATTTCATCTCCTTGTTcttgttcaattttgtttttcctccatGTTGCACCCTTTGGCATAAATATAGCACTCCAACAAAATGTGTGCAACAGCCCCtctaaacaaagaaaatgctGTCACAGTCATAagtggaaaatactgttatctTTACAGATTTATTGCAATATTCGATGCATAACATACCTTGCCTATTATTAGCGCTTAGAGACATTTTATGTATTAATGCGCTATGTAAATGTTGtgaattttattattattattattattattattattgttatcattattattattattattatcatcatcatcatcatcatcattattattattattattattattattatgggaGAGATGAGTTATCagaacaacataaaaaaaaaaactgaccaAATCACAGCATGTGTATCAAAGTATACCCAGTTGACTTcctaatacaaaatgtacaaaggTTTTATCAGTCTCCAATGGCATCATAGCCTCTTATATAATGCCAGACAACATATCTTACCATTTTTCCCTGTCTAAGTGCTAGACTTGCCAttttgttggtgtgtgtgtctATGCCAGTAATTTTGATTGCACTATATGTTTCAAATATTAACACACCTTAGGAGCTTGAGTTGGATAAAGCATTTGGAATGTTGTGGCAATCATGACAGAATCATGGTCTGCATTCTACCTACGTGTCACATCATGCATAGAAAAGAAACCTACCGTTGGTAACTCTGAAATATGTCCTGTCATACCTATGATCAGGACCTGCAGTTACCTACAGGCAGCTATTCAGgtctgaaatgtcaagactaaaactttgaaatcctatgatatgaatgaaatttgATTACATTGGTCTTGATTTCCATCTTGTCATGAGTGGGATCTTATCAAATCACTATAGGAAGCCTCAGCTTGAGAACAAGGTTCATATTTGTATTGTAGATATCTATAAACTCGGCAGAGCACAACTGTACAGACATGCACTACTATAATGAGTAATAAGCAGATGCTTTTTAAATATGTAGGTTACGGCTATTACTTTTGTCAAAGATACCATTTAAGATAATGGTGGCCCAGTTTCAGTAATTGTTGAACTTTGCCAACTGGGCTATACTACAATAGTAAAATGGAGGGGGGAAATATCATACAGAAGGTTATATTATGCTGGCACTATCCAGAAATAtttgaccccctcccccaaattTGGCTAGTCTTTGCATACAGACAAAATCTGCAGTCACAACTGGCACTATTACCAGTCTGTGTGGTAATCAGGCATCAAAATCAACACTCAGAGAAAATTAATCAAAGAAGCTAGAATTACGACTTCTTCTTTGGAACTGTCGATATAtcatctattaaaaaaaaaaaaaaaaaatctctgaatGTTGTAATTCCCGTGCATTTCTTGGAAATACCATTGattgattttcagatttttttcccTAATGCAAATCaacagtacagtgtactttttcttttgccaTGCTTGAATAGCATTTGGCCCCTCTGGCTGATATCAAAGGAATGAACTACTATACAAGGTCACTCACACATCGAAAtagagaacaaagaaaaaaaaatgacctgtAACACCAATGCCCTCACGCATACAAAGCAATCATAGGAGATAATAAGTGTGGATGCAAatggtacagctgtatattgGTAGCTGGATTGTACATACTTTACTACTAAACAGTCATGGGGGTGTTTGTGTTTAAATGTACATGAGATTCAGGCAAGAATCATGGTGATGAGAAGAAGGAAGAGTGACTAAAGCAATGCAGTGCAATCTGACTGCAGTGAATAAAATAGCAAATTATATTCAAAGGATGTACAGAGAATGCACACATTAGGAACAGTGAACATAAAATAGTATTGAAGTTCTCATGCTACCACTGTAAAATTATGCCCTTCCATAACAAGCACATCAAATTCACACTGGTAAATTTACaagatttttctttgtttgtttgtttgtttgcttttttttttttggggggggggggagggtgatatCACACTGTTTACAACTACAGTTCCTAGAACATACTCTGCCAGCAACATTACAACCTTCCTTCTTTGGGTCgcttaattgcttgaataaaatAGGCTGATTCAAGCTCGTAAGCTTGTGAAAATGACTTTCAGCAGTTCACAGCTCAATCTGGGGTTATCAAACTTTTGAAAAACATGTACCAGACAGGTCATATTGACACACTGTACTTGCCTGAGCCCTATAAAATTGGCTCGACGACCATTCACTGGTATGTTCTGGTAAAATACCTGATGAAAGCATACAGCATTTAAATGCTATGGTGCTTGAATGCAATCCAGATTTACACAAGTGGAATTCAGCTGGAAACATGCAAACACTTAGATTTGCTTTGGACAAATCAACATGATATATCTGGTTTTGCTTTTCCTTGTGATTCAGGGGATTGGAAATAACATGACGCAAATACACTCAgactttttctttcaatattggGAAGCAGTTTCAGCGGTAGACAGTTCTTCCTGATGTTTACCCTTAACTGCCATATAAAGTTTGGAAGTGGGGGAGTATGTGAATTTATGTTTCATAAGCTAGTACAGACTACAAGTGACTATtctaataaaaagaaacaaactgaCAGACAAACAGTAAGATGTATGAGCTTgccaaaataatgaataataagaTCAATAACTTACGACGCATGGGTGGTGGAATGTTGTGATGTTCTTGAAGTGTTTCATGAGGCTCGTCTTGTCCTTGGCATAGTCTCGGCTGACAAACAGTTGCTCGGTGAGGTAGAAGGACCAGCCAAAGAAAGGTACGTACTTCAGCTCATTCTTCATCACACTCTTGGCACCCTGTGTGTGTGACGGATGAGGCAGGACAAATTTGGCGTCAAGGCATAGCAGAATGCATCACAAAAGCTTCACATGTTGATCGTTACTCTATGCAAAGGAATCCTACGTCAATACTGTTAGTCTTTACTGAACAAATCCATTCAGTCACAGGtctcaaatttcatcaaatttgggTACAAGCCACTTTTTTAAGGGGGCACAAATCCACTAAAAACGGCACAAGTGAATAACAAAATATTGTGGCTGTAAACGGTTGGATTTTGATAGGATCATTCCGGCAAATGGGAGGGACTTGGCAGCAAATTGCCGAAGGCCAATGGGTATTTCAAGCACTGCAGTCAGCTTACTAATGTCGCAGTGAATTTGCCTTCCAGACCAGTATTTTCAGACGTCATACGGATATCCTTATGACTGGCACACTACATACCATGCTTCCAAATACACTCAGGATTTGTAATACTTTCAAATCAATGCATCTGTGGATGTCAACATCAATGGAAATTGACCAATACATGAGCACAattctttatgttgtttttttttttctaattaaaaGCCCTATCAACAATTTGTATCACAATAGAATCTAAAATTTACAGTCACTTTaacaataatacataatatgttTCAACTGGTGAAACAGACAAGTTTAGTAGAAAAGTTTGGTATTGAGGTTGATATGGAAGAGACAGTGGTGGTGAGTGATTGGAAAGAGGATGCTAATGATAATTAAGATGGTGAGGACAATAGCAGTGACATTAGATactgatgatgttgatgatgatgatggtggtgacaGTAATGATATGTTTAATGACATGCATGGCTCACACTAGtagttgttgccatggtgatattAGTGGTACTGGATGCATGGCTGGTGAAGAATGTGTTTAAAGTGATAATGACGCtgatgctgctgctgatgatgatgcaGTGCCAAAAGTGATCAGTGATCATACTTTTAATAATGGTGGCCACTAGATGATGATGGTAATCGTGATGGTGGtggcgatgatgatggtgatggtaatagTGGTAGTGATGGTGATCGTGGTTGAAATGGTAATGGTGATGGCTGTAGCAGTGGCAATGGgggtaatggtgatggtgacggTGGTAATGgtagtggtgatgatggtgatggtgacagtgttaatggtggtgatggtgatggtggtggtgatggtgatggtgatggtgatggtgatggtgatggtgatggtgatggtgatggtgatggtgatggtgatggtgatggtgatggtggtaatggtgatggtgacgaTGGTGGCAGTGGTGATGGTGGTTGTGATGGTGGTAGTAATGGCAATGGTGATGGTGAGGGTGATGGTGGAGGTAGTGGTGCAATAGTAAtcatggtggtggtgatggtggcggtagtgatgatggtaatggtgatggtgatggtgatggtgatccAGATGACAATGATGGCATGGaaatagagggggggggggggtggagacaTTGACAAGAAAATCTCCATACTCTCAGAACTTTGAACTTTTCTGCAATCTGCCAGGTGACCAGCCAGTCCACGTCCTGACGATGGTTGAAGATCAGAAGACAATGCTCATTTCCCAGGAGCCTCTTCTCTTCCTCCGTAACATGCAGAATGACCTCTGACCCCGACCAGCTGTCTATCAGCCACACTAGTTCTAAAAAGATTAATGATATGCTGATGTCAATCATTATGAGCTCATGATAGCACAACATAAAGAAATCACATTTCTCTTACATTCTTCTAGGACAAATTCAATTATGTGGCAAGGACAGTTTTCAAGATATGATCCAGTTTATGCATCTACATAGCAAGGAGGAATTTATGACACAAAAATGGCTGAAACAAACCTTAACTTAATCAGTCTAAATGTAATCAGGACAGCAACAAGTGATATTAGCAAAATAAAAATCGACTGCTTTCAATCTTGAATCATTTTTCTCTTGGAATCACGTGTCAAGTTTTGTTACAATTGTATTTTCCAAAGAATGACACATTCAGTGCTTCAGACTGGTAAGCAAAGCATCTGCATGCATGCCAATATTTGCTTGTTGTATGTCCCACTTTGTTATGTCTTGATTCAGCAGAATCAAAAACACGCAAAATTGATCTTACTCGGCAgagcgcaaaaaattactcACGTGAAAATATTTTCGCTCTGACAGCATATACTTAAAGACATGCTAGAACTTCATGACTAGCCATCTCTTACTGCAGGTAAATGACAAAgagtatgctttttttttacactaggCTTGGTAGGAGATGACAATATATTCTCTTTTACAATGACGACAGTGAAGAGATAACTGTCCAACGACTAGAAACAAATGTTACCTAGCCACAGCATGTTCATGATGAGTCCGTTGGCATCACGGTACAATCTCTTGCTGAAAGGCCACAGAAAGAGGGTGAGGCACTGGCAGCTCGTGACAATGAGGGCGCTGATCAGCAATATACTCATCAGCCAGATGTGGACCAGCGTGGATCTTTTGATGAGGGAAACAACGTCCATGGTGCTTGTAGAATTCCGTCAGCTTCTAAACCTGTTTAATGAGGAATGGTATGTAGATCTCAATTTAAAATTCGACGAATCAAGCCCCTCTGTTAAAAACGACATCATGGTATTTTATAGAGCCTAGGTCTTTTCATAATACTGAAGATTGAATAGAACCATATTTCATGAATATAAATACTTAAACA
The sequence above is drawn from the Diadema setosum chromosome 19, eeDiaSeto1, whole genome shotgun sequence genome and encodes:
- the LOC140242795 gene encoding 1-acyl-sn-glycerol-3-phosphate acyltransferase delta-like, producing the protein MDVVSLIKRSTLVHIWLMSILLISALIVTSCQCLTLFLWPFSKRLYRDANGLIMNMLWLELVWLIDSWSGSEVILHVTEEEKRLLGNEHCLLIFNHRQDVDWLVTWQIAEKFKVLRGAKSVMKNELKYVPFFGWSFYLTEQLFVSRDYAKDKTSLMKHFKNITTFHHPCVTLIFCEGTRYTKEKYEKSQAFAKAKGLPGLKHHLLPRTKGFNLCIEAYKGKVPALYDATIAYKDGAQSSLYDLLCGKKFVYHIYSRRIPLEEIPTDTEDATSEYCHELYRKKDETYQYFLDHNTFAGYDAERPEHRLPQSMRPKYVMAFWTLTIGLPLIYYTLLVLLSGSTVLMLIVVAVFYGAFSVVKSMLNFTVASKGSAYGSNKEGSSKSGVQNGNAESNGTSAHPSDEKKTD